From the Gaiellales bacterium genome, one window contains:
- a CDS encoding amidohydrolase family protein yields MSDLLEGTSAVDVHCHGWRSDEVAAAPQRGFLDRITMLGMCLVSSGLEDEGLRQILELTTDTSPIAVAMADRLAAVLGCEPTRDGLAGARTEALADHRAYLRRLWADAGVGDLIMDDGYPLPRIDGRALGDEVGLNVHRVCRIEPIITDVRDAAGSYSELADAFTAGLEEAVADGAIAFKSVIAYRTGLDVAEWDRGDCEAAFTRWRADGWQETREHAKPVRDALLWRALAVARAAGIPVHIHCGGGDPAIVLAHARPSDLFPMLATHMNQPIVLIHSGWPWVEEGAFVASILPHVYLDTSLSTPWASLAIDSRLEILLGIAPPAKVMYGSDEASEPEVIWLSAHLAREALARVLETGIERRHLNRAAAARIGADVMGGNARRLHGFEAAG; encoded by the coding sequence GTGTCAGACCTGCTCGAGGGGACGTCCGCCGTCGACGTGCACTGCCACGGCTGGCGCAGCGACGAGGTCGCCGCCGCGCCGCAGCGCGGGTTCCTCGACCGGATCACGATGCTCGGCATGTGCCTCGTGAGCTCCGGGCTCGAGGACGAGGGCCTGCGCCAGATCCTCGAGCTCACGACCGACACCTCCCCCATCGCCGTCGCGATGGCCGATCGCCTGGCGGCGGTGCTCGGCTGCGAGCCGACGCGTGACGGCCTCGCCGGCGCCCGCACGGAGGCGCTCGCCGACCACCGCGCCTACCTGCGCCGCCTGTGGGCCGACGCCGGCGTTGGCGACCTGATCATGGACGACGGCTATCCGCTGCCGCGCATCGACGGCCGCGCGCTCGGCGACGAGGTCGGCCTGAATGTCCACCGCGTCTGCCGGATCGAGCCGATCATCACCGACGTGCGCGACGCGGCCGGCTCCTACTCCGAGCTGGCCGACGCGTTCACCGCCGGGCTCGAGGAGGCGGTGGCGGACGGCGCGATCGCCTTCAAGTCGGTGATCGCCTACCGCACGGGCCTCGACGTGGCGGAATGGGACCGGGGCGACTGCGAGGCCGCATTCACGCGCTGGCGGGCGGACGGCTGGCAGGAGACGCGCGAGCACGCCAAGCCGGTGCGCGACGCGCTCCTCTGGCGCGCGCTCGCGGTCGCCCGCGCCGCCGGGATCCCCGTCCACATCCATTGTGGCGGCGGCGACCCGGCGATCGTGCTCGCGCATGCGCGTCCGTCCGACCTCTTCCCCATGCTCGCCACCCACATGAACCAGCCGATCGTCCTCATCCACTCCGGCTGGCCGTGGGTCGAGGAGGGCGCGTTCGTGGCCTCGATCCTCCCCCACGTCTACCTGGACACGTCGCTCTCGACGCCGTGGGCCAGCCTCGCGATCGACAGCCGGCTCGAGATCCTGCTCGGCATCGCGCCGCCCGCCAAGGTCATGTACGGCTCGGACGAGGCCAGCGAGCCGGAGGTGATCTGGCTCTCGGCCCACCTCGCCCGCGAGGCGCTCGCCCGCGTGCTCGAGACCGGGATCGAGCGACGGCACCTGAACCGCGCCGCGGCCGCCCGGATCGGCGCCGATGTGATGGGCGGGAACGCCCGCCGGCTGCACGGGTTCGAGGCGGCCGGGTGA
- a CDS encoding MBL fold metallo-hydrolase, which produces MPDCVFEEISAHVDRYTPDDRSDRPALGAIRGARGTLVVDGGASVAHLGAFAAELAARGRPPVVGIALTHWHWDHSFGSAAIDAPVIAHADTAAELAVQAAYDWSDDALDERVRDGREIAFCAEFLRVELPDRSDLEIVLPRETFTGRHPVDLGGVRADIVHVGGDHAADSCAIHVPGDDVLFLGDCLYQRLYAPEPLLTVAGVRALLDRLEPFPVAVAVEGHNDETADAAGFAVRLAELRRAADLVEAEGAGAAALVAGDEDMAELVGFLLVGEAMNA; this is translated from the coding sequence TTGCCCGACTGCGTCTTCGAGGAGATCTCCGCTCACGTCGACCGGTACACGCCGGACGACCGCAGCGACCGGCCTGCGCTCGGCGCGATCCGCGGCGCACGCGGAACGCTCGTCGTCGACGGCGGCGCGTCCGTCGCCCACCTGGGCGCGTTCGCGGCCGAGCTCGCCGCCCGCGGCCGGCCGCCGGTGGTGGGCATCGCCCTCACCCACTGGCACTGGGACCACAGCTTCGGATCGGCGGCGATCGACGCGCCGGTGATCGCCCACGCCGACACGGCGGCCGAGCTGGCCGTCCAGGCGGCCTACGACTGGTCGGACGACGCGCTCGACGAGCGGGTGCGCGACGGCCGCGAGATCGCCTTCTGCGCCGAGTTCCTGCGCGTGGAGCTGCCCGACCGATCGGACCTCGAGATCGTCCTGCCGCGCGAGACGTTCACCGGCCGCCACCCGGTCGACCTGGGCGGGGTCCGGGCCGACATCGTCCACGTCGGCGGCGACCACGCCGCCGACTCCTGCGCGATCCACGTGCCGGGCGACGACGTGCTCTTCCTCGGCGACTGCCTCTACCAGCGCCTCTACGCGCCCGAGCCGCTGCTGACCGTCGCGGGCGTGCGGGCGCTGCTCGACCGGCTCGAGCCGTTCCCGGTCGCCGTCGCGGTGGAGGGCCACAACGACGAGACCGCCGACGCCGCCGGCTTCGCCGTCCGGCTGGCCGAGCTGCGCCGCGCAGCCGACCTCGTCGAGGCCGAGGGCGCCGGAGCGGCCGCGCTGGTCGCCGGGGACGAGGACATGGCCGAGCTGGTCGGCTTCCTGCTCGTCGGCGAGGCTATGAACGCGTAA
- a CDS encoding glycoside hydrolase family 9 protein has product MVRARHVALVLAVAAAASCLPAATGAATSGPAAYVRVNQAGYPAGASKRAYLLAGAAEPGAAFRIVNGAGRVVLAGHAGPSLGRWSAAFPQVYPIDFSRLRARDTYRILVAGSPGVSPPFRIASAAALARWPIRRSLAFYQDERDGPDFIRTPLRSAPGHLNDEHAMTYLTPKVDGDGNFAGDLHPLGARIDAAGGWWDAGDYLKFVETTSYTDAVLLSAVRDFPHQLRGRVHGHRYPAEAAFGVRWLLRMWDDRTRTLYYQVGIGEGNDQTLGDHDIWRLPQADDTYGGTSRDARYIRRRPVFRAGPPGALVSPNLAGRDAAAFGLCFQVYRHTRPGLAARCLRAGEHIFALADTTPGRLLTVIPFDFYPETEWRDDLELGATELAIATSERGLPRGLPHRRSRFYLRLAARWAHAYIHGPNDAADTLNLYDVSGLAHYDLVRAIRAAGDPRGLAVTPKALLADLRRQLGRAEAQGATDPFGFGFPWAQYDTASHGFGLAVEAGEYDQLTHGRRYTAEASRWLGNVLGANAWGVALAVGDGTTYPHCMQHQVANLVGSLDGSAPILAGAVVEGPNSSATAGVVPPMRLCPGDGSDRFRPFESAAVFKDNVQSYSTTEPAIDLTATSPLAFAREAAGDRSARLP; this is encoded by the coding sequence ATGGTGCGAGCCCGGCACGTGGCGCTCGTCCTGGCGGTCGCCGCCGCCGCGTCGTGCCTGCCCGCGGCCACCGGCGCCGCCACCTCTGGCCCGGCCGCCTACGTGCGCGTGAACCAGGCCGGATACCCGGCGGGCGCATCCAAGCGGGCCTACCTGCTGGCGGGCGCGGCCGAGCCGGGCGCCGCCTTCCGGATCGTGAACGGCGCCGGCCGTGTCGTCCTGGCCGGTCACGCCGGCCCCTCGCTCGGGCGCTGGAGCGCGGCCTTCCCGCAGGTCTACCCGATCGACTTCTCGCGGCTCCGCGCCCGCGACACGTACCGGATCCTCGTCGCCGGCAGCCCCGGCGTCTCCCCGCCGTTTCGGATCGCGTCGGCGGCGGCGCTTGCCCGCTGGCCGATCCGGCGCTCGCTCGCCTTCTACCAGGACGAGCGCGACGGCCCCGACTTCATCCGCACGCCGCTTCGCAGCGCGCCCGGGCACCTGAACGACGAGCACGCGATGACGTACCTGACGCCGAAGGTGGACGGCGACGGCAACTTCGCCGGCGACCTGCACCCGCTCGGGGCGCGCATCGACGCCGCCGGCGGCTGGTGGGACGCGGGCGACTACCTCAAGTTCGTCGAGACGACGTCCTACACCGACGCCGTGCTGCTCTCCGCCGTCCGCGACTTCCCGCACCAGCTGCGCGGCCGCGTGCACGGCCATCGCTACCCGGCCGAGGCGGCGTTCGGCGTGCGCTGGCTCCTGCGCATGTGGGACGACCGCACGCGGACGCTCTACTACCAGGTCGGGATCGGCGAGGGCAACGACCAGACGCTCGGCGACCACGACATCTGGCGGCTGCCGCAGGCCGACGACACCTACGGCGGCACGAGCCGCGACGCCCGCTACATCCGCCGCCGGCCCGTCTTCCGGGCCGGGCCGCCGGGCGCGCTCGTGAGCCCCAACCTGGCCGGCCGGGATGCGGCCGCGTTCGGGCTCTGCTTCCAGGTCTACCGGCACACGCGGCCGGGCCTGGCCGCCCGCTGCCTGCGCGCCGGGGAGCACATCTTTGCCCTCGCCGACACGACGCCCGGCCGTCTGCTGACGGTGATCCCGTTCGACTTCTACCCCGAGACCGAGTGGCGTGACGACCTCGAGCTGGGCGCGACCGAGCTCGCGATCGCCACCTCCGAGCGCGGCCTGCCGCGGGGCCTCCCGCACCGGCGCTCGCGCTTCTACCTGCGCCTGGCCGCGCGCTGGGCGCACGCGTACATCCACGGGCCGAACGACGCCGCCGACACGCTCAACCTGTACGACGTCAGCGGGCTCGCCCACTACGACCTCGTCCGGGCGATCCGGGCCGCCGGCGACCCGCGCGGGCTCGCGGTCACCCCCAAAGCGCTGCTCGCCGACCTGCGCCGCCAGCTCGGCCGGGCCGAGGCGCAGGGCGCGACCGACCCCTTCGGGTTCGGGTTCCCGTGGGCGCAGTACGACACGGCGTCTCACGGCTTCGGCCTGGCCGTCGAGGCGGGGGAGTACGACCAGTTGACGCACGGCCGCCGCTATACGGCCGAGGCGTCGCGATGGCTCGGAAACGTGCTCGGCGCGAACGCCTGGGGCGTGGCCCTGGCCGTCGGCGACGGCACCACCTACCCGCACTGCATGCAGCACCAGGTCGCGAACCTGGTCGGGTCGCTCGACGGGTCGGCGCCGATCCTGGCGGGTGCCGTCGTCGAGGGGCCGAACTCGAGCGCGACGGCGGGCGTCGTCCCGCCGATGCGGCTGTGCCCGGGCGACGGCAGCGACCGCTTCCGCCCGTTCGAGTCGGCGGCCGTCTTCAAGGACAACGTGCAGTCCTACTCGACGACCGAGCCGGCCATCGACCTGACGGCCACGAGCCCGCTCGCGTTCGCGCGCGAGGCCGCGGGCGACCGCTCGGCGCGGCTGCCCTAG
- a CDS encoding DUF2630 family protein — MDDSQVLGRIDELVAEEQALYEREGHGQLEDGDRARLDEIRVSLDRCWDLLRQRRAKREFGLDPDDAQARSADTVEHYRQ, encoded by the coding sequence ATGGACGACAGCCAGGTTCTGGGCCGCATCGACGAGCTCGTCGCCGAGGAGCAGGCGCTGTACGAGCGCGAGGGTCACGGCCAGCTCGAGGACGGCGACCGCGCCCGGCTCGACGAGATCCGCGTCTCGCTCGACCGCTGCTGGGATCTGCTGCGGCAGCGGCGGGCCAAGCGCGAGTTCGGCCTCGACCCCGACGACGCCCAGGCGCGCAGCGCCGACACCGTCGAGCACTACCGCCAGTAG
- the infA gene encoding translation initiation factor IF-1, with amino-acid sequence MSVKEEKVEVEGEVTESLRNGLFRIALDNGHETTGYIAGRMRRYRIRILPGDRVKVELSAYDLNRGRIVYRYR; translated from the coding sequence ATGAGCGTCAAGGAAGAGAAGGTCGAAGTCGAGGGCGAGGTCACCGAGTCGCTCCGCAACGGCCTCTTCCGGATCGCGCTCGACAACGGCCACGAGACCACCGGGTACATCGCCGGCAGGATGCGGCGCTATCGCATTCGCATCCTGCCCGGCGACCGGGTCAAGGTGGAGCTGTCGGCGTACGATCTGAACCGCGGCCGAATCGTCTACCGCTACCGCTGA
- a CDS encoding cold-shock protein, which produces MATGTVKWFNDQKGYGFIQPDEGGKDLFVHHSAIVGTGYKSLTEGAKVTYEARQGDKGPEATDVTAAG; this is translated from the coding sequence ATGGCAACCGGAACTGTGAAGTGGTTCAACGACCAGAAGGGCTACGGGTTCATCCAGCCCGACGAGGGCGGTAAGGACCTGTTCGTCCATCACAGCGCGATTGTCGGCACGGGCTACAAGAGCCTGACCGAGGGCGCGAAGGTCACATACGAGGCCCGCCAGGGCGACAAGGGCCCCGAGGCGACTGACGTCACCGCGGCTGGCTGA
- a CDS encoding PAS domain S-box protein produces MPANHDQIAPPAAPEAGGARLELLGFDLAAAFHESPLGIVILDREGRWQEANPAWCEIVGRPRAELVGRHFNELTHGDDLAIGMEMLATLQGGARSVQAEKRYLDADGNVVHVSEYLTARRDDEGRIVRYVAHMRDTTARVRAEQELAESARLFRDVLENVDLAALNMDANGTITYCNPELCRLVGWSAEELLGRDWFEICVPRDNGEARALHGEGIATGRIERHHEGQVLTRSGEQRTMRWSHTLVTSTSGRPIGTTSLGEDITEKVAAQRALAHRATHDPLTGLANRTLMDERLAQGVADSTRPVAVILCDLDGFKHVNDRLGHAAGDEVLRAVAGRLRGICRAHDLVCRPAGDEFVIVLTGERGESARHLNGTCAHVAKRIEAAVRQPVVVDGGRARVGVSVGFAAMIGPGRGAEHLLRTADRAMYRQKGAPSRVA; encoded by the coding sequence ATGCCGGCGAACCACGACCAGATCGCTCCTCCTGCCGCGCCTGAAGCGGGCGGCGCCCGCCTGGAGCTGCTCGGTTTCGACCTCGCCGCGGCCTTCCACGAGTCGCCGCTCGGGATCGTGATCCTGGACCGGGAGGGACGCTGGCAGGAGGCGAACCCGGCGTGGTGCGAGATCGTCGGCCGGCCGCGGGCCGAGCTGGTGGGGCGCCACTTCAACGAGCTGACCCACGGGGACGACCTGGCCATCGGCATGGAGATGCTGGCGACGCTCCAGGGCGGCGCCCGCTCCGTGCAGGCCGAGAAGCGCTATCTGGACGCCGACGGCAACGTCGTCCACGTCTCCGAGTACCTGACCGCGCGGCGCGACGACGAGGGCCGGATCGTCCGTTACGTCGCCCACATGCGCGACACGACCGCGCGCGTGCGGGCCGAGCAGGAGCTGGCCGAATCGGCCCGGCTCTTCCGCGACGTGCTCGAGAACGTCGACCTGGCGGCGCTCAACATGGACGCGAACGGCACGATCACCTACTGCAATCCCGAGCTGTGCCGCCTCGTGGGCTGGTCGGCGGAGGAGCTGCTCGGCCGCGACTGGTTCGAGATCTGCGTCCCCCGCGACAACGGCGAGGCCCGCGCCCTCCACGGCGAGGGCATCGCGACCGGTCGGATCGAGCGCCACCACGAGGGCCAGGTCCTCACCCGCAGCGGCGAGCAGCGGACGATGCGCTGGTCGCACACGCTCGTCACGAGCACCTCCGGCCGCCCGATCGGGACGACGTCGCTCGGCGAGGACATCACCGAGAAGGTCGCGGCCCAGCGCGCTCTCGCCCACCGCGCGACCCACGACCCGCTGACCGGCCTCGCCAACCGCACCCTGATGGACGAGCGGCTGGCGCAGGGCGTCGCCGACTCCACCCGCCCGGTGGCCGTGATCCTGTGCGACCTGGACGGCTTCAAGCACGTGAACGACCGCCTCGGCCATGCCGCCGGCGACGAGGTGCTGCGGGCGGTCGCCGGCCGGCTGCGGGGCATCTGCCGCGCCCACGATCTGGTCTGCCGTCCGGCGGGAGACGAGTTCGTGATCGTGCTGACCGGCGAGCGGGGCGAGTCCGCCCGGCATCTGAACGGCACCTGCGCCCACGTCGCGAAGCGGATCGAGGCGGCGGTGCGCCAGCCCGTCGTCGTCGACGGCGGCCGCGCCCGGGTGGGCGTCTCCGTCGGCTTCGCCGCGATGATCGGGCCCGGTCGGGGCGCGGAGCACCTGCTGCGCACCGCCGACCGGGCCATGTACCGCCAGAAGGGCGCGCCCTCCCGCGTGGCGTAG
- a CDS encoding ester cyclase has translation MQEPEHIFRRLIEEGFNGGDLRVADSVTSPDLAEHQDFGPDHAPGAEGVRAVISSLRRAFSDFHLQIEDTAVSGDTVWARLTATGTHDGPFMGHPPTGLQMRATVFDVVRVVDGRMVEHWGVPDRLSVLHQLGIVPRPVPRAA, from the coding sequence ATGCAGGAGCCCGAGCACATCTTTCGACGGCTGATCGAGGAGGGCTTCAACGGCGGCGACCTGCGCGTCGCCGACTCCGTCACGTCGCCCGATCTCGCCGAGCACCAGGACTTCGGCCCCGATCACGCGCCGGGCGCCGAGGGCGTCCGCGCGGTCATCTCGTCGCTGCGGCGAGCCTTCTCGGACTTCCACCTCCAGATCGAGGACACGGCGGTGTCGGGCGACACCGTGTGGGCGCGGCTGACCGCGACGGGGACGCACGACGGCCCGTTCATGGGCCACCCGCCCACGGGGCTGCAGATGCGCGCGACCGTCTTCGACGTGGTGCGCGTGGTCGACGGGCGCATGGTCGAGCACTGGGGCGTGCCCGACCGCCTGAGCGTCCTCCACCAGCTGGGGATCGTGCCGCGGCCCGTCCCCCGGGCCGCGTAG
- a CDS encoding TetR family transcriptional regulator, protein MKNDDDSPKRAYRSDRRREQAQETRRRMLEAAGKLLAERGYAGTTIAAVAAEAGVAAETVYAAFRNKRTLVGELVRISVRGDASASPAAAQAGARAVAAAPGQADQMRLFAADVSARLERVGPVLEALAAAPDRELAELRANVDRDRLAGMRTFVAALERRGPLRVDADAAAETVWALASPELHSLLRGRRAWPPERYSAWLGETLAAVLLRPGADEVSRPAPSEH, encoded by the coding sequence ATGAAGAACGACGATGACAGCCCGAAGCGCGCGTACCGGTCCGACCGGCGCCGCGAGCAGGCGCAGGAGACGCGCCGGCGCATGCTCGAGGCGGCGGGGAAGCTGCTGGCCGAGCGCGGCTATGCCGGCACGACGATCGCGGCCGTCGCCGCCGAGGCCGGTGTGGCTGCCGAGACCGTCTATGCGGCGTTCCGCAACAAGCGCACGCTCGTCGGCGAGCTCGTGCGGATCTCCGTGCGCGGCGACGCCTCCGCGTCCCCGGCCGCGGCGCAGGCGGGCGCCCGCGCCGTCGCCGCCGCGCCCGGCCAGGCCGACCAGATGCGTCTCTTCGCCGCCGACGTCTCCGCCCGCCTGGAGCGGGTGGGGCCGGTGCTGGAGGCGCTGGCCGCCGCGCCGGACCGCGAGCTGGCGGAGCTGCGCGCGAACGTCGACCGCGACCGGCTCGCGGGCATGCGCACGTTCGTCGCAGCGCTCGAGCGGCGCGGGCCGCTTCGGGTCGACGCCGATGCCGCCGCCGAGACGGTGTGGGCGCTCGCGAGCCCGGAGCTCCACTCGCTCCTGCGCGGCCGGCGGGCGTGGCCGCCCGAGCGGTACTCGGCGTGGCTGGGCGAGACGCTCGCGGCGGTGCTGCTGCGCCCGGGCGCCGATGAGGTTTCACGCCCCGCGCCGTCTGAACATTGA
- a CDS encoding SRPBCC domain-containing protein has protein sequence MTGNAGADDRILGTLRSADGEGVVRMADRFDAAIFEVWSALTDPGRLAAWFGEVAGDLRPGGEFRANLTDAGERAGHVDVCEPPHRLAVTMRDPDARPGQPGQTVIDGRLTADGDGTIVVWEERGLPVHLLAAYGTGIQIHVEQLGDHVAGREPRPSEPRWEVLLPLYEALTAGVG, from the coding sequence ATGACCGGCAACGCGGGTGCGGACGACCGCATCCTGGGCACGCTCCGCTCGGCGGACGGCGAGGGCGTCGTGCGCATGGCAGACCGCTTCGACGCCGCCATTTTCGAGGTCTGGTCGGCGCTGACCGATCCCGGCCGGCTGGCCGCGTGGTTCGGCGAGGTGGCGGGCGACCTTCGCCCCGGCGGTGAGTTTCGCGCGAACCTCACGGACGCAGGCGAGCGCGCAGGACATGTCGACGTGTGCGAGCCGCCGCACCGGCTGGCGGTCACGATGCGGGATCCCGACGCCAGACCCGGCCAGCCGGGACAGACCGTCATCGACGGCCGTCTGACCGCCGACGGCGACGGGACGATCGTCGTCTGGGAGGAGCGCGGCCTGCCGGTGCACCTGCTGGCGGCCTACGGGACGGGGATCCAGATCCACGTGGAGCAGCTCGGCGACCACGTCGCCGGCCGCGAGCCCCGGCCCTCCGAGCCTCGCTGGGAGGTGCTGCTCCCGCTCTACGAAGCCCTCACGGCCGGCGTCGGCTAG
- a CDS encoding response regulator transcription factor, which yields MSAGEQRILVVDDERPIRRALEVTLTKAGYKVLTATTGDEALTAAALTPPDLVILDLMLPDADGADVCRQLRDWLAAPILLISAVGEEADKIRALDAGADDYVTKPFSPGELLARCRALLRRGAGQKGGEAVIDVGQLRIDLPRRMVTVSGEEVRLTPTEFDLLKALAVAGGRPLTHQMLLRTVWGPGYADEMHLLRVNMGRLRDKLQAEGVERGAIETLTGVGYRLREAGSDPERVP from the coding sequence GTGAGCGCGGGCGAGCAGCGCATCCTGGTCGTCGACGACGAGCGGCCGATCCGGCGCGCCCTCGAGGTGACGCTGACGAAGGCGGGCTACAAGGTGCTGACGGCCACCACGGGCGACGAGGCGCTCACCGCCGCGGCGCTCACGCCGCCCGACCTCGTGATCCTCGACCTGATGCTGCCGGACGCCGACGGGGCCGACGTCTGCCGCCAGCTGCGCGACTGGCTGGCCGCGCCGATCCTCTTGATCTCGGCGGTCGGCGAGGAGGCGGACAAGATCCGCGCCCTCGACGCGGGCGCCGACGACTACGTGACGAAGCCGTTCTCGCCCGGCGAGCTGCTCGCCCGCTGCCGCGCGCTCCTGCGCCGCGGGGCCGGCCAGAAGGGCGGCGAGGCCGTGATCGACGTCGGCCAGCTGCGCATCGATCTGCCCCGGCGGATGGTGACCGTCTCGGGCGAGGAGGTGCGCCTCACGCCGACGGAGTTCGACCTCCTGAAGGCGCTCGCCGTCGCCGGCGGCCGCCCGCTCACCCACCAGATGCTGCTGCGCACCGTCTGGGGCCCCGGGTATGCCGACGAGATGCATCTGCTGCGGGTGAACATGGGCCGCCTGCGCGACAAGCTCCAGGCGGAGGGCGTCGAGCGCGGCGCCATCGAGACGCTCACGGGCGTCGGCTACCGGCTCCGCGAAGCGGGGTCAGACCCCGAACGGGTGCCGTGA
- a CDS encoding DUF4118 domain-containing protein: MSAEGRSQPAAMVIAAASVAACTVVVALLTPTVPVRSAGVFYLVAVLAISSIYGLWLGLATSLVSALAFNFFFLPPLHTFTISSSGDWLALAAFALAAVVTSQLAARERAEAEQATRRAAEAELGERLATLIANGSQLQTALPPLGRQAARALGARDGGIHLGPPAPSAKAGRAVPIELDGRRLGELRLIDAPAGVADSADAARIGRILAGLIALGQEREQRLANEVESEALRRSNELTTALLRTVSHDFRSPLTAISTAAEGLRFAVLEGDERELVDTIAEQSGRLSRLVTNLLDLSRLESGAAVPAAEWVDVRDLVDAAVADVRANAEVPAEVEHEADLPLVRVDAAQLQRVLVNLLENAAKFSPPGTPVRISAAARGGRVTVSVADGGPGVPDAERAHIFRPFYRGPGGGEPGSGLGLAIARGLATANGATLTLEPADGSGATLTVSIPAAPAPEGRPR; the protein is encoded by the coding sequence ATGAGCGCTGAGGGGCGGTCACAGCCGGCGGCGATGGTCATCGCAGCGGCGAGCGTGGCGGCATGCACGGTCGTCGTCGCTCTCCTCACCCCCACGGTGCCGGTCCGCTCCGCCGGCGTCTTCTATCTGGTCGCCGTGCTCGCCATCTCGTCGATCTACGGGCTCTGGCTGGGCCTCGCGACCAGCCTCGTCTCGGCGCTCGCGTTCAACTTCTTCTTCCTGCCGCCGCTGCACACGTTCACGATCAGCTCGTCCGGCGACTGGCTGGCGCTCGCGGCCTTCGCGCTCGCGGCGGTCGTGACCAGCCAGCTGGCCGCGCGCGAGCGGGCCGAGGCCGAGCAGGCGACCCGGCGGGCGGCCGAGGCGGAGCTGGGCGAGCGGCTGGCGACGCTGATCGCGAACGGCTCGCAGCTGCAGACCGCGCTGCCGCCGCTCGGCCGCCAGGCGGCGCGGGCGCTCGGAGCCCGCGACGGCGGCATCCATCTCGGCCCGCCGGCGCCGTCCGCCAAGGCCGGGCGCGCGGTGCCGATCGAGCTCGACGGCCGCCGGCTCGGCGAGCTGCGCCTGATCGACGCGCCCGCAGGCGTCGCCGACTCCGCCGACGCCGCCCGCATCGGGCGCATCCTGGCCGGCCTGATCGCGCTCGGCCAGGAGCGCGAGCAGCGGCTCGCGAACGAGGTCGAGTCCGAGGCCCTGCGGCGCTCGAACGAGCTCACCACCGCGCTCCTGCGCACCGTCTCGCACGATTTCCGCTCGCCGCTCACGGCCATCTCGACGGCGGCCGAGGGGCTGCGCTTCGCCGTCCTCGAGGGCGACGAGCGTGAGCTCGTCGACACGATCGCCGAGCAGAGCGGCCGCCTCAGCCGGCTCGTCACCAACCTGCTCGACCTGTCGCGGCTCGAATCGGGCGCGGCCGTGCCCGCCGCGGAGTGGGTCGACGTCCGCGACCTGGTCGACGCCGCCGTCGCCGACGTGCGCGCCAACGCCGAGGTGCCGGCGGAGGTGGAGCACGAGGCCGACCTGCCGCTCGTCCGCGTCGACGCCGCCCAGCTCCAGCGCGTGCTCGTGAACCTGCTCGAGAACGCCGCCAAGTTCTCGCCGCCGGGGACGCCGGTGCGGATCTCGGCCGCCGCCCGGGGCGGGCGGGTGACGGTGTCGGTGGCCGACGGCGGCCCCGGCGTGCCGGACGCCGAGCGCGCGCACATCTTCCGCCCGTTCTACCGCGGCCCCGGCGGCGGCGAGCCGGGCTCCGGCCTCGGCCTCGCCATCGCCCGGGGGCTCGCGACCGCCAACGGGGCGACGCTCACCCTCGAGCCGGCGGACGGCTCGGGCGCGACGCTGACCGTCTCGATCCCGGCTGCGCCGGCGCCGGAAGGGCGGCCGCGGTGA
- a CDS encoding Fur family transcriptional regulator: MEANVLDAELTAVLHGRGQRVTPQRLILHRLLRAGPQHLTAEELLGRSRAQLPNVSLPTVYATLDLFEELGVVRRVPGTGPAQVYDSRTEGHHHLRCVRCGRVSDLEADVDLDGVAGVAREQGFVAERVDVTVSGVCPACARDSAS; this comes from the coding sequence ATGGAGGCGAACGTCCTCGACGCGGAGCTCACGGCTGTGCTCCACGGACGCGGCCAGCGGGTCACCCCGCAGCGGCTGATCCTGCACCGGCTGCTGCGCGCCGGCCCGCAGCACCTGACCGCCGAGGAGCTGCTCGGCCGCTCGCGCGCGCAGCTCCCGAACGTCTCGCTGCCCACGGTCTACGCGACGCTCGACCTGTTCGAGGAGCTCGGCGTCGTCCGCCGCGTGCCCGGCACCGGCCCGGCCCAGGTATACGACTCCCGCACGGAGGGCCACCATCACCTGCGCTGCGTGCGCTGCGGGCGCGTGAGCGATCTCGAGGCAGACGTCGACCTGGACGGCGTCGCCGGTGTCGCCCGGGAGCAGGGGTTCGTCGCCGAGCGGGTCGACGTGACGGTGTCGGGCGTGTGCCCCGCCTGCGCCCGCGATTCGGCATCCTGA